In Chitinophaga nivalis, a single genomic region encodes these proteins:
- a CDS encoding beta-ketoacyl synthase N-terminal-like domain-containing protein, whose amino-acid sequence MEDFLLISIDNPFVQHHCVQGQYILPGLAYIDIIYQLFRENGYDYTQYGIRHLSVYRPLMVTAEKAVQLHISCREEKPGRWDIQITGNGQPEEAPLLYLTAEMHIQTVIYQEKIDIAAISQYHARDLSATYDYFSMRGLVHSSYMRAEGMVYDQTGTAWMHIKTAAAMKELNAAFICNPILIDGSGMAVLGLLHQQQESAALFLPLSFEEFYISASLQEECWVRCHYEAGIRKPELINMTLEFFNGQGEKTGVLKGFVCKQVRAGILAPVPQVLQPDISWQSFLKTTIAARLGKPVANIAVKQDFYELGLDSPQMLEVIREIGKQLDHTLSPTLLFEYTNISTLADFLQTSYDKVPGDKDTPVPVAPPAADSVQPSPVAATGTADIAIIAVAGRYPGAMDIAAFWENLKAGKDCVTPVPAARWDDSWYEQVSGNFNKDYCYWGGFIDDVDKFDPAFFNIAPREATIMDPMQRLFLESVWQLFEGSGYTPADIRDRYASRVGVYVGAMYQQYPYFNADVSKAAEASLYTFSAIANRVSHFFDLQGPSMAIDSMCSSSLSAIHAACEALRNNTIAMAVAGGVNLSIHPGKYLGLTQQELAASSADSRSFGNGDGYIPAEGVGAVLLKRLDKARADGDHILAVIRGCSLNHSGKAGAFLSPGMHAQIKLMEENFAASGVRPDTIGYVEASANGAPLGDAIELTALNRFYKSHADAHFRCPIGAVKSNMGHAEAASGMAQLTKVILQLYHRQLVPSLLRGTMNPDIDLTNGYFYLQRSLTPWEEKKAVVAGATVVLPRRATISSYAAGGANAHLILEEYITPVAPAVALSADDQQTQLFVFSAKTAERLNVVVRQMKDFLQQQTNHALPDIAYALQQTKVALSHRLAILADNRTALLTALAAYLSGAPQPNNGQVYTGVVEEGELPADIQGKDLHQLAQHWVRGGKVSLAAVNTSHKRTPITLPAYPFERNSYWLPTADVTPLPVAIPAVVSAPATQQFIQEFIATALGCLPAQLPLEEDMTAYGVTSLLATKLLRAIDRQTGVKISRRELLIYSTIAALAAQVERSKTNVPVTDPTPATRSIETELSAALELYREGTLSMEEVKAFII is encoded by the coding sequence ATGGAAGATTTTTTACTGATAAGCATTGATAATCCTTTTGTACAGCATCATTGCGTACAGGGTCAGTATATATTGCCGGGGCTGGCTTATATCGATATAATCTATCAGTTGTTCCGGGAAAACGGTTATGACTATACGCAATATGGCATCCGTCATTTGTCTGTTTACCGGCCTTTGATGGTGACAGCTGAAAAAGCCGTACAACTGCATATCAGCTGCCGGGAGGAAAAACCGGGGCGGTGGGATATTCAGATAACCGGTAACGGGCAGCCGGAAGAGGCGCCTTTGTTATACCTGACAGCAGAGATGCATATTCAGACAGTCATTTATCAGGAGAAAATTGATATCGCAGCCATATCGCAGTATCATGCCCGTGATCTGTCGGCCACCTATGATTACTTTAGTATGCGTGGGCTGGTACATAGCAGCTATATGAGAGCGGAAGGCATGGTATATGATCAAACAGGTACTGCCTGGATGCATATAAAAACGGCGGCTGCTATGAAGGAACTGAATGCTGCATTTATCTGTAATCCTATACTGATAGATGGCAGCGGGATGGCGGTGCTGGGCTTATTACATCAGCAGCAGGAGTCCGCTGCCTTGTTTCTGCCGTTGTCTTTCGAGGAGTTTTATATCTCCGCCAGCCTGCAAGAGGAGTGTTGGGTGCGATGTCACTACGAAGCTGGCATACGTAAGCCGGAGCTGATAAATATGACGCTGGAGTTTTTTAACGGTCAGGGCGAAAAAACAGGCGTATTAAAAGGATTTGTTTGTAAACAGGTACGGGCGGGTATCCTGGCACCGGTACCGCAGGTGCTGCAGCCAGACATTTCCTGGCAGTCTTTTTTGAAAACAACTATTGCGGCCAGGTTGGGAAAACCAGTAGCAAATATTGCCGTAAAGCAAGATTTCTATGAACTGGGTCTGGATTCACCACAGATGCTGGAAGTAATCCGGGAGATCGGAAAGCAGTTGGATCATACGCTTTCCCCTACTTTATTATTTGAATATACCAATATATCAACGCTGGCAGATTTTTTACAGACGTCTTATGATAAGGTGCCGGGTGATAAAGATACCCCGGTTCCTGTTGCCCCGCCTGCTGCTGATTCCGTACAGCCGTCGCCGGTGGCTGCAACCGGCACAGCAGATATTGCCATCATTGCCGTGGCAGGACGTTACCCGGGAGCGATGGATATCGCCGCGTTCTGGGAAAACCTGAAAGCGGGTAAAGACTGTGTGACGCCTGTTCCGGCAGCGCGATGGGATGATAGCTGGTATGAACAGGTGTCCGGTAATTTTAACAAGGACTATTGTTACTGGGGTGGTTTTATAGATGATGTAGATAAATTTGATCCTGCATTTTTCAATATTGCTCCACGGGAAGCTACCATCATGGATCCTATGCAGCGGTTGTTTCTGGAATCGGTGTGGCAGCTGTTTGAAGGGTCGGGATATACGCCGGCGGATATACGCGATAGGTATGCATCACGTGTAGGCGTATACGTAGGTGCCATGTATCAGCAGTACCCTTATTTTAATGCGGATGTCAGCAAGGCGGCGGAAGCCTCTTTATATACTTTTAGTGCCATTGCTAACCGGGTGTCGCACTTTTTCGACTTACAAGGTCCCAGTATGGCGATCGATAGTATGTGTTCTTCCAGTTTGTCGGCCATACATGCTGCTTGTGAAGCCCTCCGCAACAATACCATAGCGATGGCGGTAGCAGGAGGGGTAAACCTTTCCATACATCCGGGCAAATACCTGGGGCTTACTCAGCAGGAACTGGCAGCCAGTAGTGCCGATAGCAGAAGCTTTGGTAACGGCGACGGCTATATTCCGGCGGAAGGCGTGGGCGCCGTTTTATTAAAACGGCTGGATAAGGCCCGTGCAGACGGGGATCATATTCTGGCGGTAATTCGCGGCTGTTCGCTTAACCATAGCGGAAAAGCCGGCGCTTTCCTGTCGCCGGGTATGCATGCACAGATAAAACTTATGGAAGAAAACTTTGCGGCGAGCGGGGTGCGGCCGGATACAATCGGATATGTGGAAGCATCCGCAAATGGCGCGCCGCTGGGCGATGCCATTGAGTTGACCGCATTGAACCGGTTCTATAAATCGCATGCAGACGCGCATTTCCGCTGTCCGATAGGGGCGGTGAAATCGAACATGGGACATGCGGAAGCCGCTTCGGGTATGGCGCAACTGACAAAAGTAATATTACAATTGTATCACCGGCAACTGGTCCCTTCTTTATTACGGGGTACCATGAATCCGGATATAGATTTAACCAACGGATATTTTTACTTACAGAGATCACTTACCCCTTGGGAAGAAAAGAAAGCTGTTGTAGCCGGAGCAACCGTGGTTTTGCCCCGGCGTGCTACAATCAGCTCCTATGCGGCTGGTGGTGCCAATGCACACCTGATACTGGAAGAATATATTACGCCGGTAGCGCCTGCAGTGGCTTTGTCAGCTGATGATCAGCAGACACAGTTATTTGTTTTCTCTGCTAAAACAGCAGAAAGACTAAACGTAGTGGTGAGGCAGATGAAGGATTTTCTGCAACAGCAAACCAATCATGCTTTGCCGGACATTGCCTATGCCCTGCAACAAACCAAGGTGGCCCTTTCTCACCGGTTAGCGATCCTCGCGGATAACCGCACGGCATTGTTGACGGCCCTGGCAGCCTATCTGTCGGGAGCGCCGCAACCGAATAATGGACAGGTGTATACCGGTGTTGTAGAGGAAGGAGAGCTCCCCGCTGATATACAGGGAAAAGATCTGCACCAGCTGGCGCAGCATTGGGTACGGGGCGGAAAGGTGAGCCTGGCCGCAGTTAATACCAGTCATAAAAGAACGCCCATCACCTTACCGGCCTATCCGTTTGAACGCAATAGCTATTGGCTGCCTACAGCCGATGTAACTCCCTTACCGGTTGCGATACCGGCTGTTGTTTCAGCACCGGCTACCCAACAATTTATACAGGAATTTATTGCAACGGCATTAGGGTGTTTGCCTGCTCAGCTCCCCCTGGAAGAAGATATGACGGCTTATGGTGTGACCTCTTTACTGGCAACCAAACTTTTACGCGCGATAGACCGGCAGACAGGCGTGAAGATTTCCCGGCGGGAACTGCTGATATATAGCACGATAGCCGCATTGGCGGCGCAGGTAGAACGTAGTAAAACAAATGTGCCGGTAACAGATCCGACGCCTGCAACAAGGAGTATTGAAACGGAATTGTCTGCTGCACTGGAGTTATACCGGGAAGGTACATTAAGTATGGAAGAGGTAAAGGCATTCATCATTTAA